In Haematobia irritans isolate KBUSLIRL chromosome 1, ASM5000362v1, whole genome shotgun sequence, a genomic segment contains:
- the LOC142221858 gene encoding 60S ribosome subunit biogenesis protein NIP7 homolog encodes MKRLSDERAKILFEKLSKYIGTNVKQLIDRPDGTYCFREHLDRVYYVSEKILKLSECFGHKKLICVGTCFGKFSKTNKLKFHITALYYLAPYAQYKVWVKPSFEQQYLYGNHIPKSGLGRITENAGQYQGVIVYNMNDLPLGFGVLARSTTECKSADPIATVCFHQSDIGEYIRSEDSLF; translated from the exons ATGAAACGATTAAGTGATGAAAGAGCAAAGATTTTATTTGAGAAACTATCAAAATA caTTGGCACCAATGTTAAACAATTGATTGATCGACCTGACGGAACCTATTGTTTCCGTGAGCATTTGGATCGTGTTTATTATGTAtcggaaaaaatattgaaactaTCAGAATGTTTTGGTCACAAGAAACTCATTTGTGTGGGCACCTGCTTTGGTAAATTCTCCAAAACAAATAAGCTGAAATTCCATATTACTGCCCTTTATTATTTGGCTCCCTATGCACAATATAAAGTTTGGGTCAAACCGTCATTCGAACAGCAATATTTGTATGGTAATCACATTCCCAAATCTGGTTTGGGACGTATCACAGAAAATGCCGGCCAATACCAGGGTGTTATAGTGTACAACATGAACGATTTACCTTTAGGTTTTGGTGTACTGGCTCGATCAACAACAGAATGTAAATCGGCTGATCCTATTGCTACAGTTTGTTTCCATCAATCGGATATTGGAGAATATATACGATCGGAAGACTCTTTGTTTtag